Part of the Candidatus Bathyarchaeota archaeon genome is shown below.
TTGGATAGCGAATGTTAAATCCATATTTGGTCAAGAAACCTTGACTACGAAAGAGCAGGTTAGTCAAGATTTCTTGACTAAAAAACGCTTATACGAGCCTGTTTAGTCAAGAAACCTTAACAATAACCCTTTTATCCCTAAAAAGACCTAAATTAACCGCTCTTAAGGAGGCGAGATGTGAAAAATGAGTTTTTCGCCTAACGATAATTCAAAGAATCGCAAACAACTGCGAGAAAACCTGCTTGCATGGTCCACGATAGTCATTGCAATTAGTATAGTCTTAGTGTTAACACTGCTTGCTACAAACAGCATCGCCAAACCAACTGCAGTTGCATACGCCTGTAAACTATGTTGGGGCAGCTATGGCTCAGATAACGGTGAATTCGATAATCCTTATGACGTTACCGTTGACGCTTCAGGAATCATCTATGTAGCTGACACGTACAATCACCGCGTTCAGAAATTCACCAGTACAGGCGCCTTCGCAGGGTCTTGGGGCGACCGCGGCAATAATGATGGACAATTCAACTACACGATGGGTATCGCTGTTGATGCTGCAGGAAACGTTTACATAGCGGATGCAGGAAATCATCGGATTCAAAAATTCACCAGCCAGGGTGCTTTTCTACAGGCATGGGGCAATTATGGCGATGGCAAGGGACAATTCAAGTACCCTTACGATGTTACTGTGGATGGCAAAGGGAATATTTACGTGGCAGACGCAGGCAATCACCGCGTTCAGAAATTCACTGAAACTGGCAGCTTTTTAGCTTCGTGGGGCAGTTACGGAGAAAAAGCTGGAGAGTTTAAATATCCTCACGGTATGGTAGTTGACGACTTAGGAAACATCTATGTGGCTGATTATTATAACCACCGCGTGCAAAAATTCACAGGCAACGGCGAGCACATAACGCAATGGGGTACGTACGGCAGCGATGATGGACAATTCCGAAACCCGAAGGGTGTTGCAGTTGACAGCGCAGGAAACATTTACGTAGCTGATTATTATAACCACCGCATACAAAAGTTCACCAGCAGAGGTGAATTCATATCCTCTTGGGGTAGTGAAGGCGCTGGTGAGGGCCAATTCTGCACTCCTAAGGGAGTCGCTGTTGATAGCGCAGGTAACATCTACGTGGCAGACACAGGTAATCACCGTGTCCAAAAGTTTCAGCTTGGGGCAACTTCCTATGAACCTGTCTCTGACGTGGCAGACGGCAGTTTGCCCTTTTTACTGCTTGGTACGTCTGGTGTGACGCAGAAGCTATTAGCGTCACCGACAGCGGAAATGGCGCTTTCTGCATATGTCAGCACAATGGCGTTGGTTGCATTGGTCTTCAAAAGACGTTAAACAGCTTAGCAGATACAGTACAGCTCTCTTCCCTCCTTTTTTTGGCGAAGCGCCACCTTGGGAGAGGGAACGACATGTATAAATCAGAAAGAAAAAATAGCGCAAGAGAAATGCTACTTTTCGGCGGGTTATTACTGGGGCTATTTTGCCTTTCATTGGTAGAGGCAGTTTCGGCTGAAATGTGGGCTGCAGGCGTCGCCATCGGTGATTTCGTCTATTACGAAATGCACGGAGTTTACTCTTCGAGCGACCCTAACGTTGTAGTTGAGGTGCCTACGTTTGAACGAAACAATACTGAATGGGTTCGGGTAGAATTTGCAGGATTGTCTGGCTCGGTTGTTCATCAGGTTTACACGCTGCGTTTCAGGGATGGAACTGAAACCATGTTTGAATTCAGAACAGACTTGGCTCCCGGCAACCCAAGCAACTTCACAGAAAAAGGGGTGCCTCTTTGTGCAGCCAACCTCAATGTGGGTGACCCGCTTCCGGCAGTTAAGCTAACAATAAACGATACGTTCACCATGGTTTATCCCACTGGGAAGCGGGAAATAAATCACGTTTCATGGAACACCACTGACGATTGGGGTGACTGCTATTTCGACAAGAAAACAGGTGTGCTCATTGAACTCTGCCGTGTTCACAAATTCGCCTCTAAAACGGGAG
Proteins encoded:
- a CDS encoding 6-bladed beta-propeller; translated protein: MSFSPNDNSKNRKQLRENLLAWSTIVIAISIVLVLTLLATNSIAKPTAVAYACKLCWGSYGSDNGEFDNPYDVTVDASGIIYVADTYNHRVQKFTSTGAFAGSWGDRGNNDGQFNYTMGIAVDAAGNVYIADAGNHRIQKFTSQGAFLQAWGNYGDGKGQFKYPYDVTVDGKGNIYVADAGNHRVQKFTETGSFLASWGSYGEKAGEFKYPHGMVVDDLGNIYVADYYNHRVQKFTGNGEHITQWGTYGSDDGQFRNPKGVAVDSAGNIYVADYYNHRIQKFTSRGEFISSWGSEGAGEGQFCTPKGVAVDSAGNIYVADTGNHRVQKFQLGATSYEPVSDVADGSLPFLLLGTSGVTQKLLASPTAEMALSAYVSTMALVALVFKRR